A window of the Henckelia pumila isolate YLH828 chromosome 3, ASM3356847v2, whole genome shotgun sequence genome harbors these coding sequences:
- the LOC140891556 gene encoding transcription factor PIF4-like isoform X1 encodes MDASYLPDWNAEVEGHVAVPNQRRQLGLDNGLVELLWQNGEVVLHSQTRRKPSHDLLKSKQVDENDQTTTIQDDETISWIHCPIDEAFDKEFCSNFMSGNPQSTAVQDDKHSGSMECEKPFRFRASAVNHVYQTSQPPTFAPPPRFETLDSALQDQSSGHVRKAGNLDFTGKRPLYNHMGRSENHELSARTVGSSNCGSNQLASSCGIGRGTLSAGVNQNHTRNVSPRSGNRERETHDQAISSSYGGSGSSFWKTSNQSNDTSCHKRKSRNVTGSECPSDATEFESASGNKTFQKTGTNRKSRVAEVHNLSERRRRDRINEKMRALQELIPHSNKSDKASMLDEAIEYMKSLQSQIQYDQLMWMGSGMSHMVLPGMQQFMPRIGMGIGPATIPSIPNLMHLSRMPLVDQAMAMNPTTNQATVGLRPGLNPVNYQNQMQNPGFAEQYANYMALCSMQNTNSQPMNMFGFGSHSSQQNHHASAPTGNGNGSVP; translated from the exons ATGGATGCTAGTTATCTTCCTGATTGGAACGCTGAAGTCGAAGGTCATGTCGCCGTGCCTAATCAGAGAAGGCAGTTGGG ACTAGATAATGGGCTAGTGGAGCTGTTATGGCAGAATGGGGAGGTGGTTTTGCATAGCCAAACTCGACGAAAACCGAGCCATGATCTCCTGAAGTCCAAGCAAGTTGACGAGAATGACCAAACAACTACGATTCAAGATGATGAGACGATCTCATGGATCCATTGCCCAATTGACGAGGCTTTCGACAAGGAGTTCTGTTCCAACTTCATGTCTGGAAATCCCCAGTCTACCGCGGTTCAGGATGACAAGCACTCCGGGTCCATGGAATGCGAAAAGCCTTTCAGGTTTAGAGCATCGGCAGTTAACCATGTTTACCAAACTTCACAACCGCCAACTTTTGCCCCACCTCCAAGATTTGAAACCTTAGACTCAGCCCTCCAAGATCAGAGCTCCGGACACGTTAGAAAAGCCGGTAATCTCGACTTTACAGGTAAAAGGCCATTATACAATCACATGGGACGAAGTGAGAATCATGAATTATCGGCTCGGACGGTAGGGTCAAGCAATTGTGGCAGCAATCAGCTTGCATCTAGCTGTGGTATCGGTAGAGGAACTCTGTCAGCAGGGGTGAACCAGAACCATACACGAAATGTGAGCCCTCGAAGTGGAAACAGGGAAAGAGAGACGCACGACCAAGCCATTTCGTCGTCCTATGGAGGATCCGGCAGTAGTTTCTGGAAAACCAGCAATCAGTCTAATGACACTAGTTGCCACAAAAGGAAGAGCAGAAATGTGACAGGATCTGAATGCCCAAGTGAT GCTACTGAATTCGAGTCAGCTTCAGGGAACAAGACATTTCAAAAAACTGGAACGAATCGTAAGAGCCGTGTAGCTGAAGTGCACAACTTATCCGAAAGG AGACGGAGGGATAGGATCAACGAGAAGATGAGGGCATTGCAAGAGCTCATCCCTCACTCCAATAAG TCAGATAAAGCATCCATGTTAGACGAGGCGATCGAATACATGAAATCCCTTCAATCCCAAATCCAG TATGACCAGTTAATGTGGATGGGAAGTGGAATGTCACATATGGTGCTTCCAGGCATGCAACAGTTCATGCCTCGAATAGGAATGGGAATCGGCCCTGCGACGATTCCCTCAATCCCCAATCTGATGCATCTATCAAGGATGCCACTCGTTGATCAAGCCATGGCGATGAATCCCACGACAAATCAAGCTACGGTCGGCCTGAGGCCGGGTTTGAATCCTGTGAACTATCAAAACCAAATGCAAAATCCAGGCTTTGCTGAGCAATATGCTAATTACATGGCTCTCTGCTCAATGCAAAATACCAATTCACAG CCTATGAACATGTTCGGGTTCGGCTCACATTCATCACAGCAAAATCATCATGCTTCAGCACCAACTGGAAATGGCAATGGATCTGTTCCGTGA
- the LOC140891556 gene encoding transcription factor PIF5-like isoform X2, translating to MDASYLPDWNAEVEGHVAVPNQRRQLGLDNGLVELLWQNGEVVLHSQTRRKPSHDLLKSKQVDENDQTTTIQDDETISWIHCPIDEAFDKEFCSNFMSGNPQSTAVQDDKHSGSMECEKPFRFRASAVNHVYQTSQPPTFAPPPRFETLDSALQDQSSGHVRKAGNLDFTGKRPLYNHMGRSENHELSARTVGSSNCGSNQLASSCGIGRGTLSAGVNQNHTRNVSPRSGNRERETHDQAISSSYGGSGSSFWKTSNQSNDTSCHKRKSRNVTGSECPSDATEFESASGNKTFQKTGTNRKSRVAEVHNLSERRRRDRINEKMRALQELIPHSNKSDKASMLDEAIEYMKSLQSQIQLMWMGSGMSHMVLPGMQQFMPRIGMGIGPATIPSIPNLMHLSRMPLVDQAMAMNPTTNQATVGLRPGLNPVNYQNQMQNPGFAEQYANYMALCSMQNTNSQPMNMFGFGSHSSQQNHHASAPTGNGNGSVP from the exons ATGGATGCTAGTTATCTTCCTGATTGGAACGCTGAAGTCGAAGGTCATGTCGCCGTGCCTAATCAGAGAAGGCAGTTGGG ACTAGATAATGGGCTAGTGGAGCTGTTATGGCAGAATGGGGAGGTGGTTTTGCATAGCCAAACTCGACGAAAACCGAGCCATGATCTCCTGAAGTCCAAGCAAGTTGACGAGAATGACCAAACAACTACGATTCAAGATGATGAGACGATCTCATGGATCCATTGCCCAATTGACGAGGCTTTCGACAAGGAGTTCTGTTCCAACTTCATGTCTGGAAATCCCCAGTCTACCGCGGTTCAGGATGACAAGCACTCCGGGTCCATGGAATGCGAAAAGCCTTTCAGGTTTAGAGCATCGGCAGTTAACCATGTTTACCAAACTTCACAACCGCCAACTTTTGCCCCACCTCCAAGATTTGAAACCTTAGACTCAGCCCTCCAAGATCAGAGCTCCGGACACGTTAGAAAAGCCGGTAATCTCGACTTTACAGGTAAAAGGCCATTATACAATCACATGGGACGAAGTGAGAATCATGAATTATCGGCTCGGACGGTAGGGTCAAGCAATTGTGGCAGCAATCAGCTTGCATCTAGCTGTGGTATCGGTAGAGGAACTCTGTCAGCAGGGGTGAACCAGAACCATACACGAAATGTGAGCCCTCGAAGTGGAAACAGGGAAAGAGAGACGCACGACCAAGCCATTTCGTCGTCCTATGGAGGATCCGGCAGTAGTTTCTGGAAAACCAGCAATCAGTCTAATGACACTAGTTGCCACAAAAGGAAGAGCAGAAATGTGACAGGATCTGAATGCCCAAGTGAT GCTACTGAATTCGAGTCAGCTTCAGGGAACAAGACATTTCAAAAAACTGGAACGAATCGTAAGAGCCGTGTAGCTGAAGTGCACAACTTATCCGAAAGG AGACGGAGGGATAGGATCAACGAGAAGATGAGGGCATTGCAAGAGCTCATCCCTCACTCCAATAAG TCAGATAAAGCATCCATGTTAGACGAGGCGATCGAATACATGAAATCCCTTCAATCCCAAATCCAG TTAATGTGGATGGGAAGTGGAATGTCACATATGGTGCTTCCAGGCATGCAACAGTTCATGCCTCGAATAGGAATGGGAATCGGCCCTGCGACGATTCCCTCAATCCCCAATCTGATGCATCTATCAAGGATGCCACTCGTTGATCAAGCCATGGCGATGAATCCCACGACAAATCAAGCTACGGTCGGCCTGAGGCCGGGTTTGAATCCTGTGAACTATCAAAACCAAATGCAAAATCCAGGCTTTGCTGAGCAATATGCTAATTACATGGCTCTCTGCTCAATGCAAAATACCAATTCACAG CCTATGAACATGTTCGGGTTCGGCTCACATTCATCACAGCAAAATCATCATGCTTCAGCACCAACTGGAAATGGCAATGGATCTGTTCCGTGA